One genomic region from Dermacentor variabilis isolate Ectoservices chromosome 6, ASM5094787v1, whole genome shotgun sequence encodes:
- the LOC142585696 gene encoding solute carrier family 35 member E3-like, with translation MTAMTQDGKDASAIAGNRFTALCLSWNVVLSILIVILNKWVYVYVNFPNVTMTMYHFVMTFVGLLVCRALNVFQVKKLPLRQMLPLATTFCGFVVFTNLSLGHNTVGTYQIIKTLTMPTIMVIQHYWYKKNFSMGIKLTLVPLTLGVYLSIYYDIRFNLLGTCYALAGVFVTSLYQVWVGEKQKEFQVNSMQLLFYQAPLSALMLMVLVPLIEPPWAPGGFLYQSWSQLHLMLVLMTGVVAFLVNLSIYWIIGNTSAVTYNVVGHLKLMLVLVGGFIVFQDPIHTEQAIGIVLTLAGVLLYTYIKLKETPDATLPSSTQAKPVTKS, from the exons ATGACCGCGATGACACAAGACGGGAAAGACGCGTCGGCGATCGCCGGCAACCGCTTCACGGCACTGTGCTTGTCGTGGAACGTGGTACTGTCAATTCTCATTGTGATTCTAAACAAATGGGTGTACGTGTACGTCAACTTCCCGAACGTTACTATGACCATGTATCATTTTGTGATGACATTCGTGGGTCTGCTAGTATGCCGCGCACTCAATGTGTTCCAAGTAAAGAAGCTTCCGCTGCGTCAGATGTTGCCTCTGGCGACGACGTTCTGCGGCTTCGTCGTTTTCACCAACCTCTCCCTGGGTCACAACACGGTGGGGACCTATCAGATCATCAAGACCCTCACCATGCCGACCATCATGGTCATCCAGCACTACTggtacaagaagaacttctcgatGGGCATCAAGCTCACACTG GTACCACTGACATTGGGCGTGTACCTCAGCATCTACTACGACATCCGCTTCAACCTCCTTGGCACCTGCTACGCCCTGGCCGGTGTGTTTGTCACTTCCCTCTACCAAGTG TGGGTGGGTGAGAAGCAGAAGGAGTTCCAGGTGAACTCGATGCAGCTGTTGTTTTACCAGGCACCCCTCTCAGCACTGATGCTGATGGTGTTGGTGCCGCTAATTGAGCCACCCTGGGCTCCCGGAGGGTTCCTCTACCAGTCCTGGAGCCAGCTGCATCTG ATGCTGGTGCTGATGACAGGTGTGGTGGCCTTCTTAGTGAACCTGTCTATCTACTGGATCATAGGCAACACATCCGCAGTCAC CTACAACGTGGTGGGCCATTTGAAGCTGATGCTGGTGCTAGTGGGCGGCTTCATCGTCTTCCAGGACCCCATACACACTGAACAGGCCATCGGCATTGTGCTCACACTGGCAGGCGTGCTGCTGTACACGTACATCAAG CTGAAGGAGACGCCCGATGCTACGCTGCCATCCTCAACTCAAGCCAAGCCAGTCACCAAAAGCTAG
- the LOC142585698 gene encoding U7 snRNA-associated Sm-like protein LSm10: protein MATPRERALVAKSLVLMLQALRGRQTTIELRNELSVWGTVENVDAFMNVDLCDATVVGPNGEKTYTSFFVQGRQVRYVHIPDDIDMVAALQLPTPRAQQDPEGPVSAAVMRTRLLREKIRRQKQDRLLWSTKSPKEPHYNS, encoded by the exons ATGGCAACTCCGAGGGAGCGCGCGCTGGTTGCGAAGTCGCTGGTGTTGATGTTACAGGCACTGCGAGGACGCCAGACTACGATTGAGCTGCGCAACGAACTAAGCGTCTGGGGCACCGTTGAAAATGTGGACGC GTTCATGAATGTGGACCTGTGTGATGCAACTGTGGTCGGGCCCAATGGCGAGAAGACCTACACAAGTTTCTTTGTTCAAGGCCGCCAAGTGCGCTATGTGCACATTCCAGATGACATTGACATGGTAGCTGCACTCCAACTGCCGACTCCAAGGGCACAGCAAGATCCCGAAGGGCCCGTCTCGGCAGCTGTCATGCGGACACGACTACTACGAGAGAAGATTCGGCGGCAAAAGCAGGACAGGCTTCTGTGGAGCACCAAATCCCCCAAAGAACCGCACTATAATTCCTGA